In Elusimicrobiota bacterium, the following proteins share a genomic window:
- a CDS encoding prepilin-type N-terminal cleavage/methylation domain-containing protein: MKGITLIELLISIAIISIIAFVGTKILLAGFKMWSAGSSGIDIERNANIAMEEMVRIIKNGRKSTFVLTPSSISFLADMDRNLTAESYSFYRNGQQLIMSRNGQLKVLTENVTDLNFSSNSCITISLNLEKNNQRININTAVLPRN, encoded by the coding sequence ATGAAAGGAATAACACTGATTGAACTACTTATTAGTATCGCAATTATCAGTATTATCGCATTTGTCGGAACAAAAATTTTGCTTGCCGGGTTCAAAATGTGGTCAGCGGGTTCGTCAGGTATAGATATAGAACGGAATGCAAATATAGCAATGGAAGAAATGGTACGGATAATCAAAAACGGCCGAAAATCTACATTCGTACTCACACCGAGCAGTATCAGTTTTCTAGCAGATATGGATAGGAACTTAACTGCTGAAAGTTATTCGTTTTACAGAAACGGTCAGCAGTTAATAATGAGCAGAAACGGTCAATTAAAAGTACTTACAGAAAATGTTACAGATCTGAATTTTTCAAGCAACTCCTGTATCACAATCTCGCTTAATTTAGAAAAGAATAACCAGCGTATAAATATCAATACCGCTGTGCTACCGCGAAATTAG
- a CDS encoding type II secretion system protein — protein sequence MKGFTLIELLVAIVVISIGLVGVVSFYPVFGKGSVKTEQKTLAVNLCRQRIEEIKAISFIAISTGNPSALSDTVMLQGKPTTRRVDVFYVDTNNTEVGTATNLKKIRVSIAGVKSVTLKANY from the coding sequence ATGAAAGGCTTTACGCTAATTGAACTACTTGTAGCAATCGTTGTTATATCTATCGGTCTTGTTGGTGTGGTTTCATTTTATCCAGTTTTCGGTAAAGGTAGCGTAAAAACAGAACAGAAAACATTAGCAGTTAATTTGTGTCGTCAGCGAATAGAAGAAATTAAAGCAATCAGTTTCATAGCGATTTCTACAGGGAATCCATCAGCACTTTCAGATACCGTTATGCTGCAAGGTAAACCAACTACCAGACGAGTAGATGTATTTTATGTGGATACCAACAATACCGAAGTAGGTACAGCAACTAACTTAAAAAAAATACGGGTCTCTATCGCGGGTGTCAAATCGGTAACATTAAAGGCAAACTATTAG
- a CDS encoding TIGR00366 family protein codes for MEKILKILRKVGERFTEFTERYIPDAFVIVIILSGITFVLAILFGQTDFIGAVKAWGDGFWFLLEFAMQMCLIMVTGYILAVSAPVRKIMDKLSSIPNPEKPYQTILLMSLFSMIVAWLNWGLSLIGSAMFVLFLARRNPKVDYRLLVAAAYLGLGCTWHSGLSGSATLIVATPDNFLIKSGILKNLIPTSQTIFSAFNLILTLLIIVLISLLMAGMHPEEEKTFRITQEQLNELKLYEPPAKPTGRKLTPSEWMNWWPGFNLIFAFVGVIWLLKYFIYEKGGLTLNLVNFIFLMLGLILHFRPWSFLKACEEAGKTVWGVIIQFPFYAGIFGLFKFTQLATFFTTLFVTLTSSKTFLLITYWYAGLLNYLIPSGGSEWAVTAPYLIPASERLGVDLWKTVITYAWGDMLTDMIQPFWAIAMLAVAKLEFKEIMGWLLVVFIVYFFITSGVFLLLGFI; via the coding sequence ATGGAAAAAATACTTAAAATTCTAAGGAAAGTTGGTGAAAGGTTTACTGAATTTACTGAGAGATACATTCCTGATGCGTTTGTTATTGTGATTATTCTCAGTGGTATAACTTTTGTATTAGCGATTTTATTTGGTCAAACAGATTTTATAGGTGCTGTAAAAGCATGGGGTGATGGCTTCTGGTTTCTCTTAGAGTTTGCAATGCAGATGTGTTTAATAATGGTTACAGGCTATATTCTTGCGGTTTCAGCGCCTGTACGAAAAATTATGGATAAACTGTCATCAATACCGAATCCTGAAAAACCATACCAGACAATACTTTTAATGTCACTTTTTTCAATGATAGTTGCATGGCTTAACTGGGGATTGAGTTTAATTGGTAGTGCGATGTTTGTTTTATTTTTAGCACGAAGAAATCCAAAAGTTGATTACCGATTACTTGTTGCAGCCGCGTATCTCGGGCTTGGTTGTACCTGGCATTCAGGGCTCTCTGGCTCTGCAACACTTATTGTTGCTACACCTGACAATTTTTTAATAAAATCAGGAATACTTAAAAACCTTATTCCAACATCTCAGACCATATTTTCAGCTTTTAATCTAATTCTTACTTTATTGATTATTGTTCTAATTTCGTTATTGATGGCAGGGATGCATCCAGAAGAAGAAAAAACATTCAGAATTACCCAAGAACAACTGAATGAACTCAAACTTTACGAACCACCTGCAAAGCCGACAGGTAGGAAACTTACACCATCTGAATGGATGAACTGGTGGCCGGGATTCAATCTAATTTTTGCGTTTGTTGGTGTTATATGGCTACTGAAGTATTTTATTTACGAGAAAGGTGGCTTGACATTAAATTTAGTTAATTTCATTTTTTTGATGCTCGGCTTGATACTGCATTTTAGACCTTGGAGTTTTCTGAAAGCATGTGAAGAAGCCGGTAAAACCGTCTGGGGTGTAATAATTCAGTTTCCTTTTTATGCAGGTATATTCGGGCTTTTTAAGTTTACTCAACTGGCAACTTTTTTTACTACGCTTTTTGTTACTTTAACATCTTCAAAAACATTCCTTCTTATAACCTACTGGTATGCTGGACTTTTGAATTATCTCATCCCATCAGGTGGTTCTGAATGGGCAGTAACAGCACCGTATCTTATTCCTGCTTCTGAACGACTCGGGGTGGATTTATGGAAGACAGTAATAACATATGCCTGGGGAGATATGCTTACAGATATGATACAACCCTTCTGGGCAATAGCAATGCTTGCAGTTGCGAAACTTGAATTCAAAGAGATTATGGGCTGGCTTTTAGTTGTATTTATTGTCTATTTTTTTATTACATCCGGTGTTTTTCTTTTATTAGGATTTATATAA